Proteins from a single region of Acidovorax sp. NCPPB 3576:
- a CDS encoding tetratricopeptide repeat protein: MNAPDLSLEPVETPEAASAAAVRVCPRCSHTRQATDTAPAWQCPRCEVAYDKVLPTSVAARQKPEGARARPAAAPGDKPWTLIVLAGGVVVLMALMGWKWNHDKAQAAERIARAESDARALQIATQREGMEQLARLGAAETQWRRGQGLDVLPTVRAMAQQGHLRAMVLLSAMLDEGNGIPRDHAESMQWLNRAAHQGSSLAAVRLGAIYQEGRGGEPRQMSLTENWYLRAARQGDAAGLYRLGDLYANGAATVAQRPVAAYMLLELADRLGRGNPEDPLTLPRYGAVHLQLLARRMGPVDIAEARRRADAWKPGQPLDL, encoded by the coding sequence GTGAACGCCCCTGATCTTTCGCTCGAACCCGTGGAGACGCCCGAGGCCGCCAGCGCCGCTGCCGTGCGCGTGTGCCCGCGCTGCAGCCACACCCGCCAGGCCACCGATACCGCACCGGCCTGGCAATGCCCCCGGTGCGAGGTGGCCTACGACAAGGTGCTCCCCACCAGCGTGGCGGCGCGGCAAAAGCCCGAGGGCGCCCGCGCCCGGCCGGCCGCCGCCCCCGGCGACAAGCCCTGGACCCTGATCGTCCTGGCGGGCGGCGTGGTGGTGCTGATGGCGCTGATGGGCTGGAAGTGGAACCACGACAAGGCCCAGGCCGCCGAACGCATCGCCCGCGCCGAAAGCGATGCGCGCGCCCTGCAGATCGCAACGCAGCGGGAAGGCATGGAACAACTGGCCCGGCTCGGTGCGGCCGAGACCCAGTGGCGCCGCGGCCAGGGCCTGGACGTTCTGCCCACCGTGCGGGCCATGGCCCAGCAAGGGCACCTGCGGGCCATGGTGCTGCTGTCGGCCATGCTGGACGAGGGCAACGGCATCCCCAGGGACCATGCCGAGTCCATGCAGTGGCTGAACCGGGCCGCCCACCAGGGCTCCAGCCTGGCAGCGGTGCGGCTGGGCGCCATCTACCAGGAGGGCCGCGGCGGAGAACCCCGCCAGATGTCGCTGACCGAGAACTGGTACCTGCGCGCGGCGCGCCAGGGCGATGCGGCCGGGCTGTACCGGCTGGGCGATCTCTATGCCAACGGCGCGGCCACCGTGGCCCAGCGGCCCGTTGCCGCCTACATGCTGCTGGAACTGGCCGACCGCCTGGGCCGCGGCAACCCGGAAGACCCGCTCACCCTGCCCCGCTACGGGGCTGTGCACCTTCAGCTGCTGGCCCGCAGGATGGGCCCGGTCGATATCGCCGAAGCACGGCGGCGCGCCGATGCGTGGAAGCCCGGGCAGCCGCTGGACCTGTGA